From a single Glycine soja cultivar W05 chromosome 19, ASM419377v2, whole genome shotgun sequence genomic region:
- the LOC114398969 gene encoding pentatricopeptide repeat-containing protein At2g01740-like isoform X1 — translation MAIRNISSNNLRFFSIPHSACSTFLFSHFFSNTTPFFSPPHLSSSLLFSTPKHPFASSSTFRSNIHNGHAHFHTRMSFCTYTPYWGRPHATSEQFYQIIALIREDVDELGSKLNSMNVSLSDASVVDIFQILASEKVSALQFFDFLKGSDPELCCDPDIGSLFINNCGLLGNYEAMVPVLSGFSHRRVFLGMKAFGFLLDLGLDKASSMECVRKVMAVFNKVGGMYQSCGVQLLIEMFGLSGSFEIAEFVIRTAGRKVKHYHVLMRILCKSGDCKRVSDLVKEMKRSGCDMDVSTYNLLLSCLCKNGKIDEAWQLLEAMEKNYGLTNAHSFDILINFLCKRRQFDSVLKLLDKMFLKGIEPSILTHAAIIKSYFESGKYEEAHEYVIGSANRLSYSSNANYGLLATLQLKNGNVLLACKVLSEMMDKGLKPNFSVYKKIRKHLEKKDEKDLSLELLRRYSSLVEK, via the coding sequence ATGGCAATCCGAAACATCAGCAGCAACAATCTCAGGTTCTTCTCAATTCCTCATTCTGCTTGTTCtacctttcttttctctcactTCTTCTCAAACACCACACCCTTTTTTTCACCTCCCCACTTGTCAAGTTCTTTGCTTTTCTCAACCCCCAAACACCCTTTTGCGTCTTCTTCCACTTTTCGCTCTAATATTCATAATGGTCACGCACACTTTCATACCCGTATGTCTTTTTGTACGTATACTCCTTACTGGGGTAGACCCCATGCTACTTCAGAGCAATTTTATCAGATCATTGCATTGATTCGTGAGGATGTGGATGAATTGGGGTCCAAGTTGAATAGTATGAACGTGTCTTTGTCTGATGCATCAGTTGTTGACATTTTTCAGATATTAGCAAGTGAGAAAGTGTCAGCATTGCAGttctttgattttcttaaaGGTTCTGATCCTGAACTTTGTTGTGATCCTGATATAGGTAGCTTGTTTATTAATAACTGTGGGTTGTTGGGGAATTATGAGGCAATGGTTCCCGTTTTGAGTGGATTTAGCCATAGAAGAGTTTTTTTGGGAATGAAGGCCTTTGGGTTTTTGCTTGATTTAGGTTTGGACAAGGCTTCTAGTATGGAGTGTGTGAGGAAAGTTATGGCTGTGTTCAATAAGGTTGGTGGGATGTATCAAAGTTGTGGTGTTCAGTTGTTGATAGAGATGTTTGGTCTTTCGGGTTCTTTTGAGATAGCCGAGTTTGTGATAAGAACGGCTGGGAGGAAGGTGAAGCATTATCATGTCTTAATGAGGATATTGTGCAAAAGTGGTGATTGTAAAAGAGTTAGTGATTTGGTTAAGGAGATGAAGAGAAGTGGTTGTGATATGGATGTAAGTACTTATAATTTGTTACTCAGTTGTCTATGCAAGAATGGTAAAATTGATGAAGCATGGCAATTGCTTGAAGCTATGGAGAAAAACTATGGTTTAACCAATGCACATAGCTTTGATATTCTCATTAACTTTTTGTGTAAGCGCCGCCAGTTTGATTCGGTTTTGAAGCTTCTtgataaaatgtttttgaagGGTATTGAACCTAGTATTTTAACTCATGCGGCGATAATAAAGTCTTATTTTGAATCAGGAAAGTATGAGGAAGCACATGAGTATGTGATTGGTTCTGCTAATAGGCTAAGCTATTCCAGCAATGCAAACTACGGCTTGCTTGCTACCCTTCAGTTGAAGAATGGAAATGTGCTGCTTGCCTGTAAGGTTCTTTCTGAGATGATGGACAAGGGTCTGAAACCTAATTTTTCAGTGTACAAAAAGATTAGGAAACATCTGGAGAAGAAGGATGAGAAAGATTTGTCTTTGGAATTATTAAGAAGATACTCGAGTTTggttgaaaaataa
- the LOC114398969 gene encoding pentatricopeptide repeat-containing protein At1g09900-like isoform X2, with product MVPVLSGFSHRRVFLGMKAFGFLLDLGLDKASSMECVRKVMAVFNKVGGMYQSCGVQLLIEMFGLSGSFEIAEFVIRTAGRKVKHYHVLMRILCKSGDCKRVSDLVKEMKRSGCDMDVSTYNLLLSCLCKNGKIDEAWQLLEAMEKNYGLTNAHSFDILINFLCKRRQFDSVLKLLDKMFLKGIEPSILTHAAIIKSYFESGKYEEAHEYVIGSANRLSYSSNANYGLLATLQLKNGNVLLACKVLSEMMDKGLKPNFSVYKKIRKHLEKKDEKDLSLELLRRYSSLVEK from the coding sequence ATGGTTCCCGTTTTGAGTGGATTTAGCCATAGAAGAGTTTTTTTGGGAATGAAGGCCTTTGGGTTTTTGCTTGATTTAGGTTTGGACAAGGCTTCTAGTATGGAGTGTGTGAGGAAAGTTATGGCTGTGTTCAATAAGGTTGGTGGGATGTATCAAAGTTGTGGTGTTCAGTTGTTGATAGAGATGTTTGGTCTTTCGGGTTCTTTTGAGATAGCCGAGTTTGTGATAAGAACGGCTGGGAGGAAGGTGAAGCATTATCATGTCTTAATGAGGATATTGTGCAAAAGTGGTGATTGTAAAAGAGTTAGTGATTTGGTTAAGGAGATGAAGAGAAGTGGTTGTGATATGGATGTAAGTACTTATAATTTGTTACTCAGTTGTCTATGCAAGAATGGTAAAATTGATGAAGCATGGCAATTGCTTGAAGCTATGGAGAAAAACTATGGTTTAACCAATGCACATAGCTTTGATATTCTCATTAACTTTTTGTGTAAGCGCCGCCAGTTTGATTCGGTTTTGAAGCTTCTtgataaaatgtttttgaagGGTATTGAACCTAGTATTTTAACTCATGCGGCGATAATAAAGTCTTATTTTGAATCAGGAAAGTATGAGGAAGCACATGAGTATGTGATTGGTTCTGCTAATAGGCTAAGCTATTCCAGCAATGCAAACTACGGCTTGCTTGCTACCCTTCAGTTGAAGAATGGAAATGTGCTGCTTGCCTGTAAGGTTCTTTCTGAGATGATGGACAAGGGTCTGAAACCTAATTTTTCAGTGTACAAAAAGATTAGGAAACATCTGGAGAAGAAGGATGAGAAAGATTTGTCTTTGGAATTATTAAGAAGATACTCGAGTTTggttgaaaaataa